The following proteins are encoded in a genomic region of Desulfosporosinus youngiae DSM 17734:
- a CDS encoding sensor domain-containing protein — MPHNGKRNLSKVTPLRITILYGVVGLLWILFSDHLLVLIDLDSQTLLGLSTFKGGLFVLLTAILLYFLIQFGYNSLQESEKALIRDRVNLERYRLLADEVLDIILFISPDGQIIDANEAAVKRYGYTRQELTNMPVSKLRLPEDQVTVPHFLHNAPQGMQFELRHVCKDGSVFPIDISSKGATSNGKPIIISLIRDISQRKIAEDERVKAEAEVWLEKERAQVTLESIADAVIATDVQSVIEYMNPVAEALTGWSKAEGIGLSLEKVFNIVNEETGKALESPVVRSLREGRVICIASNPALINKDGIALAIEDSAAPIRDRDNTIIGAVLVFRDVSYKRNHMKELTHQAQHDALTGLPNRLLFYEHLKQALAQAKRKQNKLAVMFLDLDRFKLINDTMGHNLGDQLLKNVAGRIRQTVRGGDTVARQGGDEFLVLLPEINDELEAALVSDRILGVFEQPIIIEDKEVYISTSIGISLYPNDGGDPESLVKQADTAMYYAKEKGRNNCQFFTEGLNIKANQRLLTENSLRKALIRKEFILYYQPQVDLKSGKIVGLEALIRWNSVELGLVSPATFINIAEETGLILPIGEWVLRTACAQNKKWQNQGFAPLRMSVNISARQFQEPSFIKLVKQILEETNLDPRWLELEITESIAMEKGEPTLEMLNSFKKLGVRISIDDFGTGFSSLNYLSRMPIDTLKIDQSFIQDISKGENGEEVVTAIIQLAKNLRLKVIAEGVETNTQRTFLEDKLCDEMQGYLFCKAVPSEEAERLFVRTSN, encoded by the coding sequence ATGCCGCATAATGGAAAACGGAACTTAAGCAAGGTCACTCCTTTACGGATTACCATTCTGTATGGGGTAGTAGGTTTGCTATGGATTCTTTTTTCAGACCATTTATTAGTCTTAATTGATTTGGATTCACAGACGCTCCTCGGATTGTCTACGTTTAAAGGGGGGCTCTTTGTCTTACTTACGGCGATATTGCTTTATTTCCTGATTCAATTCGGATATAACTCCCTTCAGGAATCTGAGAAAGCCCTGATTAGAGATCGAGTTAACTTAGAGCGCTATCGGCTTTTGGCAGATGAGGTTTTAGATATCATCCTATTTATTAGTCCCGACGGACAAATCATCGATGCCAATGAGGCGGCTGTGAAGCGTTATGGTTATACTCGCCAGGAATTGACGAATATGCCTGTCAGTAAGCTGCGCTTGCCTGAAGACCAAGTAACCGTACCTCACTTCCTCCATAACGCACCGCAAGGGATGCAGTTTGAGCTTAGGCATGTTTGCAAAGATGGAAGTGTATTTCCAATTGACATTAGTTCTAAAGGAGCAACCTCAAATGGTAAACCGATTATTATAAGTCTTATTCGGGATATTTCTCAACGTAAAATAGCAGAAGATGAACGTGTGAAAGCGGAAGCAGAAGTTTGGCTGGAGAAAGAACGTGCCCAAGTCACTCTTGAGTCCATCGCAGATGCTGTGATCGCTACGGATGTTCAGTCGGTCATCGAGTATATGAACCCCGTTGCTGAAGCCTTAACAGGTTGGTCCAAGGCAGAGGGGATAGGTCTTTCTTTAGAAAAAGTCTTTAATATCGTAAATGAAGAAACAGGGAAAGCCCTTGAAAGTCCGGTTGTCCGCAGTCTTCGGGAAGGAAGAGTTATCTGTATAGCAAGCAATCCCGCCCTGATCAATAAGGACGGAATTGCTCTGGCAATTGAGGATTCGGCTGCCCCTATACGTGACAGAGATAATACAATTATTGGTGCGGTTTTAGTATTTCGTGATGTCAGCTATAAGCGAAATCATATGAAAGAGCTGACACACCAAGCTCAGCATGATGCTTTAACCGGGCTTCCTAACCGATTGCTTTTTTATGAACATCTAAAGCAGGCATTAGCTCAGGCTAAGCGTAAACAAAACAAGCTGGCGGTCATGTTCTTGGATTTGGACCGTTTTAAATTAATTAATGATACTATGGGGCACAATCTTGGTGATCAGCTTCTCAAAAATGTGGCAGGTCGAATTCGCCAAACCGTGCGCGGAGGAGATACAGTTGCCCGGCAGGGAGGAGATGAATTCTTAGTTTTACTTCCGGAAATAAACGATGAATTAGAAGCAGCGTTGGTGTCGGACCGGATTTTAGGAGTTTTTGAACAACCCATTATCATCGAGGACAAAGAAGTTTACATAAGCACGAGTATAGGGATCAGTCTCTATCCAAACGATGGCGGCGATCCGGAGTCCTTGGTGAAGCAGGCGGATACGGCCATGTACTATGCTAAAGAGAAGGGGCGGAATAACTGCCAGTTTTTTACGGAGGGGCTTAATATTAAAGCCAATCAGAGACTTTTGACCGAAAACAGTCTTCGTAAGGCATTAATACGCAAAGAATTTATCCTGTACTATCAGCCTCAAGTTGATTTAAAGAGCGGAAAAATTGTTGGACTGGAAGCTCTCATACGGTGGAACTCAGTGGAATTAGGTCTGGTTTCCCCGGCAACATTTATCAATATAGCGGAGGAAACCGGGTTAATACTGCCAATTGGAGAGTGGGTTTTACGTACAGCTTGTGCACAAAATAAGAAATGGCAGAATCAAGGATTTGCGCCTTTGCGTATGTCGGTTAACATCTCTGCCCGGCAATTTCAAGAACCAAGTTTTATTAAGCTGGTTAAGCAAATTTTGGAGGAGACTAACTTGGATCCGCGATGGCTGGAGCTGGAGATTACGGAAAGTATCGCGATGGAAAAAGGTGAACCTACACTCGAGATGTTGAATTCCTTTAAAAAGCTAGGGGTGCGGATTTCGATAGATGATTTCGGTACAGGCTTTTCTTCCCTTAATTATTTGAGCCGCATGCCGATTGATACTTTGAAGATCGATCAGAGCTTTATTCAGGACATCAGCAAGGGAGAAAATGGGGAAGAAGTTGTCACGGCTATCATTCAGCTAGCTAAAAACTTACGCTTAAAAGTGATCGCCGAAGGGGTGGAAACGAATACCCAAAGGACCTTTCTTGAAGATAAGCTCTGTGATGAGATGCAGGGATACCTCTTTTGTAAGGCAGTCCCTTCAGAAGAGGCCGAAAGGTTATTTGTTCGGACTTCAAACTAG
- the spoIIIAA gene encoding stage III sporulation protein AA, with amino-acid sequence MSLHYTLSVVQTPKVSPKAPQTIPKQREENLPGLNKCAALWADIVRWFGDDIRSILVGLKGVAFHEIEELRLRVGQPLLVRTSNQDLFINQNGGVTSPQKAYFIKSEDLVCALERMTYSSVYAVEEDLKQGFITLPGGNRVGITGEAVLQQGQIQTIKHISSLNLRIARDVPGLGLKILPLLLDEEGGIFHTLLISPPRAGKTTLLRDLIRSISNGVPQLGLRGQTVGVVDERGELAGMWQGVPTYDLGYRTDILDGCPKARGMSIMVRSMSPQVLAVDELGHREDVIAIADALRTGVQILSTAHAGTIEEARSRPVISNLLDQGVFERLVVLSRQHGPGTIEGVYDLRTGRIL; translated from the coding sequence GTGTCGCTGCATTACACTCTATCTGTCGTTCAGACACCCAAAGTGAGCCCGAAAGCGCCGCAGACCATACCAAAGCAAAGGGAAGAGAACCTTCCTGGGCTTAATAAGTGTGCAGCTTTATGGGCGGACATAGTCAGGTGGTTTGGGGATGATATCCGTTCAATTTTAGTCGGTCTTAAGGGTGTGGCCTTTCATGAGATTGAAGAGCTGCGCTTAAGAGTGGGACAGCCGCTCTTAGTTCGGACGTCAAACCAGGATCTTTTTATAAACCAGAATGGTGGCGTAACAAGTCCTCAAAAAGCTTACTTTATAAAATCCGAAGATCTGGTCTGTGCTCTGGAAAGGATGACCTATAGCTCGGTCTATGCAGTTGAAGAGGATTTAAAGCAGGGTTTTATAACCCTTCCCGGAGGAAATCGAGTAGGTATAACCGGTGAGGCAGTCCTCCAACAGGGTCAGATTCAGACAATCAAGCACATTTCATCCTTAAATCTTCGTATCGCCAGGGATGTTCCGGGATTGGGTCTGAAAATTTTGCCGCTGCTATTAGATGAAGAGGGTGGGATTTTTCATACGCTTTTGATTTCCCCTCCCCGTGCCGGTAAAACAACTCTCTTAAGGGATCTTATTCGTTCGATCAGCAACGGGGTTCCCCAGTTAGGCTTAAGAGGGCAGACTGTTGGAGTTGTGGATGAACGCGGAGAACTTGCCGGGATGTGGCAAGGGGTCCCGACTTATGATCTGGGATATCGGACGGATATTTTAGACGGGTGTCCAAAAGCCAGGGGAATGAGCATAATGGTTCGGTCCATGTCCCCTCAAGTGCTGGCTGTGGATGAGCTTGGGCATAGGGAAGATGTTATCGCTATTGCGGACGCCTTGCGTACAGGGGTGCAGATTCTTAGTACGGCTCATGCCGGCACGATAGAGGAGGCGAGGAGCAGACCTGTGATAAGTAATCTGTTGGATCAAGGTGTGTTTGAGCGTTTGGTTGTTTTAAGCAGGCAGCATGGACCGGGCACGATAGAAGGAGTTTATGATCTCAGAACAGGGAGGATCCTTTGA
- a CDS encoding stage III sporulation protein AB has protein sequence MVVIGCIALIAGCGFLGLWIAHRIRRRPIELRECTMALALLDTEIVWGATPLPEAFNILKERTDTPWQGFFAELQERLQRGESASTAWKETVMAQNAHFCLKPEDWLVIGDVGKGLGRSDRTEQHKQIEFVQRQLSLIKEQAEIWSGKQAKMWSYLGFLGGIAGVLILI, from the coding sequence ATGGTGGTGATTGGATGTATTGCGCTCATTGCCGGGTGTGGGTTCCTGGGGCTGTGGATCGCTCACCGAATTCGCCGCCGCCCCATAGAATTACGGGAATGTACGATGGCCTTGGCCCTCTTAGACACTGAAATCGTTTGGGGAGCAACCCCTTTGCCGGAAGCGTTCAACATACTGAAAGAACGAACGGATACACCCTGGCAAGGGTTTTTTGCAGAACTGCAGGAACGATTGCAGCGGGGTGAGTCAGCAAGTACCGCTTGGAAAGAAACAGTGATGGCTCAGAATGCTCATTTTTGCTTAAAGCCAGAAGACTGGCTGGTGATTGGTGATGTTGGCAAAGGTTTAGGACGGTCTGACCGGACAGAGCAGCACAAACAAATTGAATTTGTGCAACGGCAACTTAGTCTGATAAAGGAACAGGCAGAGATCTGGTCGGGCAAACAAGCGAAAATGTGGTCGTATTTAGGTTTTCTCGGCGGAATTGCAGGAGTGCTCATTTTGATTTAA
- the spoIIIAC gene encoding stage III sporulation protein AC, with protein MSFNLIITVAGIGILVGVLASVLNQSGRSEMAQGVTIMGVIVVLYIVVQSIAELFTLVKSVFNLY; from the coding sequence ATGAGCTTTAACTTAATCATTACAGTCGCAGGAATTGGTATTTTGGTTGGGGTATTAGCCTCTGTATTGAATCAATCCGGGCGCAGCGAAATGGCTCAGGGTGTTACAATTATGGGCGTTATAGTGGTCCTCTATATCGTAGTACAGTCCATCGCAGAATTATTTACTCTGGTTAAGAGTGTTTTTAACCTTTATTAG
- the spoIIIAD gene encoding stage III sporulation protein AD, with the protein MEIWQIVGLALIVTILSVVLKQIRPEIALQLSILAGASIFILIISKIRVVVDLLQTLADQANISSYYLLIILKIVGVAYLAEFGAQICRDAGESALGTKIELAAKVGVIILAIPIIVAITESLVRLVP; encoded by the coding sequence GTGGAGATATGGCAGATTGTGGGACTAGCCCTGATTGTGACAATTCTTAGTGTCGTTCTTAAGCAGATCCGGCCGGAAATTGCTTTGCAGCTTTCCATATTAGCAGGAGCGTCAATCTTTATTCTTATTATCAGTAAAATCAGAGTTGTTGTGGATTTATTACAGACTCTTGCAGACCAAGCCAATATTAGTTCCTACTATTTGCTGATCATCTTAAAAATTGTGGGTGTGGCCTATCTTGCAGAGTTCGGAGCCCAAATTTGCCGTGATGCAGGAGAAAGTGCCTTAGGTACTAAGATTGAACTTGCCGCGAAGGTCGGAGTTATTATTTTAGCGATTCCTATTATTGTAGCCATTACAGAGTCATTGGTACGACTCGTTCCGTGA
- the spoIIIAE gene encoding stage III sporulation protein AE — translation MPRFIVSLVLLVFFFSGTTSPVYADEAAPQSPVKADLLQEVDLSQMRGFLEQLDSDVQKAMPGFSLIRTFEELKSGELSLKPENLGKTLLSVLGHQVLGTAPLIGKLLILAVLGAVLGQLQVAFGGSVGKTAQVMTYLVLLSLAITSFKESLDIATGAIDQMVGLMQTMFPVILTLLVTMGNLTSAALFKPLIMGSLTVLATIIKTVILPLFFLAAVLKLFNNISEQFKLSKLAGLFEFAGKVALGGIMTVFIGVMTVQGVTGGVADSVVFRTAKYSADLVPVVGKFFKDAVELVITSGLLLKNAVGIVALLAIIIICLGPLIKILAMILVFRISAALIEPLGEKPLADSLQDMSKSLIFILVTVASVAVMFFMAVAVAVGTGTFSVMLH, via the coding sequence TTGCCGCGATTCATCGTCAGTTTGGTATTATTAGTTTTCTTCTTCAGTGGGACAACTTCTCCGGTCTATGCTGATGAGGCAGCCCCTCAATCCCCGGTTAAGGCAGACCTTTTGCAGGAAGTCGATTTAAGCCAAATGCGGGGTTTTCTTGAACAGCTGGACAGCGATGTTCAGAAAGCGATGCCGGGCTTTTCGTTAATTCGTACGTTTGAAGAGCTTAAGAGCGGAGAGTTGAGCCTGAAACCGGAAAATTTAGGGAAGACGTTGCTGTCGGTCTTGGGTCATCAGGTCTTAGGGACAGCGCCCTTGATTGGGAAACTGCTCATCTTAGCTGTACTTGGTGCCGTATTGGGACAACTTCAAGTAGCTTTTGGCGGAAGCGTCGGAAAGACTGCTCAGGTCATGACTTATCTGGTTCTTTTAAGTCTGGCGATAACCTCCTTCAAAGAGTCTTTAGACATCGCTACCGGAGCCATTGATCAAATGGTCGGTCTGATGCAAACCATGTTTCCGGTTATTCTGACCTTATTAGTTACCATGGGGAATCTGACCAGTGCCGCACTTTTTAAACCTCTGATTATGGGCAGCTTGACAGTCTTAGCAACGATTATCAAAACGGTGATTTTACCGCTTTTTTTTCTGGCAGCCGTGCTTAAGCTTTTTAACAATATCTCTGAGCAATTTAAGCTCAGTAAACTTGCCGGACTGTTTGAATTCGCAGGTAAGGTTGCCTTAGGCGGGATTATGACGGTGTTTATCGGAGTCATGACGGTTCAGGGGGTCACCGGAGGGGTTGCAGATAGCGTTGTTTTTCGTACAGCCAAGTATTCTGCCGATCTTGTCCCGGTTGTTGGCAAATTTTTTAAAGATGCTGTTGAACTAGTGATTACATCGGGTCTGCTTCTGAAAAATGCGGTGGGTATCGTTGCCTTATTGGCCATCATTATTATTTGCTTGGGACCTTTGATCAAAATTTTAGCCATGATCCTGGTTTTCCGTATTTCGGCTGCTCTTATTGAGCCCCTTGGTGAAAAGCCGCTTGCGGATAGTCTTCAGGACATGTCCAAAAGTTTAATTTTCATTTTAGTTACAGTTGCTTCTGTAGCAGTCATGTTTTTTATGGCTGTAGCAGTGGCTGTAGGAACGGGAACTTTTTCGGTGATGTTGCACTAA
- a CDS encoding stage III sporulation protein AF — translation MQTLQTLVRNLAIILLIATFLEMLLPNKSMRGFVQMVMGLFVISAVLTPITALLKTPLSMDIPAWTATTQQDLPAIAVEGQGAKIGGDAVQEQYRQILINQIKALVLGISGVGDAEVDVKFEEGAGGIIDQPLIAEVNVLLTSAQETIQPVQPIIIGESQTPMTAQSPKAEEVRERVAVFMNLAKEKIFVQEG, via the coding sequence GTGCAGACGCTGCAAACGCTCGTACGCAATTTAGCGATCATTTTATTGATAGCCACCTTTCTGGAAATGCTGCTGCCCAATAAATCAATGCGCGGATTCGTCCAGATGGTGATGGGATTATTTGTGATTTCGGCGGTCCTCACTCCAATTACTGCGCTTCTAAAAACTCCTTTGTCGATGGATATTCCGGCTTGGACAGCGACAACCCAACAGGATTTGCCTGCCATAGCTGTTGAAGGGCAAGGGGCTAAAATTGGAGGAGATGCAGTTCAGGAACAATATCGTCAGATTCTGATAAATCAAATTAAAGCGCTGGTATTAGGTATTTCAGGCGTCGGGGATGCGGAGGTTGACGTTAAATTTGAAGAGGGAGCAGGGGGGATAATCGATCAGCCTTTAATTGCTGAGGTGAATGTGTTATTAACGTCTGCCCAAGAAACGATTCAACCGGTACAGCCCATTATTATCGGGGAATCACAAACCCCAATGACAGCTCAATCTCCAAAAGCCGAAGAGGTTAGGGAGCGGGTTGCCGTATTTATGAATTTGGCTAAAGAGAAAATTTTTGTTCAGGAAGGTTAG
- a CDS encoding SpoIIIAH-like family protein — MMFKRLSRPVLLIVGHKSRLGLVCLLGVAALLGTLGVGLMTFEPQTYLSGQASFPVNAPVVDPSIQFQAETVKPNDSGGNYFVNYRLKREQVRQEAKAMLAKLLDSTVEKSKTQAQEKWLELSSEIQQEEEIENLLKIKGFQDAVADVCSEHVTVIVYAANLTPHEVSLIQDIVVRTTNVRLDKITVSAKT; from the coding sequence ATGATGTTTAAGCGTTTGAGCAGGCCTGTGCTTTTAATTGTTGGTCACAAATCGCGGCTGGGATTAGTTTGCCTTTTAGGGGTGGCGGCCTTACTGGGAACATTAGGAGTTGGCTTGATGACCTTCGAACCACAGACCTATCTTTCGGGACAAGCCAGTTTTCCTGTCAATGCTCCGGTAGTAGACCCTTCAATTCAGTTTCAAGCAGAAACCGTCAAGCCGAATGATTCAGGCGGAAACTATTTTGTTAATTATCGCCTAAAACGAGAACAGGTACGCCAAGAGGCGAAAGCGATGCTTGCCAAGCTGTTGGATTCAACTGTCGAAAAAAGTAAAACTCAAGCCCAAGAAAAATGGCTGGAACTTAGTTCGGAAATTCAACAAGAGGAAGAAATTGAAAATTTACTTAAGATTAAAGGATTTCAAGATGCCGTAGCAGATGTTTGTTCAGAACATGTGACCGTGATCGTGTATGCAGCAAATTTAACCCCTCATGAAGTGAGTCTGATTCAAGATATTGTCGTTCGGACGACGAATGTTCGTTTAGATAAGATTACAGTATCAGCTAAAACGTGA
- a CDS encoding response regulator yields the protein MSKILIADDASFMRLMISQILARQGLTDIIEAENGQQAVEQFKSNNPDLTLMDITMPELDGLAALEEILSFDPLAKVVVCSAVANENIVMEALRRGAVDFVAKPFRPEELLCIVLRNLKDN from the coding sequence ATGAGCAAAATTCTTATTGCCGATGATGCCAGTTTCATGCGTCTAATGATTAGTCAGATTCTTGCTCGACAGGGTTTAACGGACATTATCGAGGCTGAAAACGGTCAGCAGGCTGTAGAGCAATTTAAATCTAATAATCCGGACCTGACCCTCATGGATATCACTATGCCGGAACTTGACGGATTAGCTGCTCTTGAGGAAATCTTGAGTTTTGACCCTTTAGCCAAAGTGGTTGTATGTAGTGCAGTTGCCAACGAGAATATTGTTATGGAAGCCTTAAGACGAGGTGCGGTTGATTTTGTAGCTAAACCGTTTCGACCAGAGGAACTGCTGTGTATCGTCCTTAGAAACCTAAAGGATAACTAG
- the accB gene encoding acetyl-CoA carboxylase biotin carboxyl carrier protein — translation MKPVKITDTTLRDAHQSLWATRMTTEDMLPILTELDEVGYFSLEVWGGATFDVCLRFLGEDPWERLRQIKSRVKKTPLQMLLRGQSLVGYQHYPDDVVREFVTLSVKNGIDIIRIFDALNDVRNMVVPIEAAKKAGAHVQASVVYTISPVHTTKHYLETATALAELGADSICIKDMAGLLTPIKAYELISLLKKELGIMIHLHSHYIGGMAVGTYLKAAEAGVDVVDTASVPLAFGASQPPVETVVRTFQETEFDSGLNIRKLFRIAKYFEALRKSRGFERGITRISDMRVFEHQVPGGMISNLVSQLEEQGALERIHDVLEEIPKVRAELGFPPLVTPTSQIVGTQAVLNVLSGVRYKLVPGEVKGYVRGLYGRPPAPINSEIQRKIIGDEEPLLVRPADILEPGMVKAKLDSIDFAQSAEDVVSYALFPQVAKKFFEERERGVLSRMEPKAVKETRTAFLTKEDSKLNLQEIKELIQIIDVTEISELNLESDGVKIAIRKGPSAGALIPVTAVARQEGIPLAAANVSAQATPSVEPSGSAPEPVFAANTETIKSPMVGTFYSAQSPDAAPYVKVGQHIEVGQPVCIVEAMKLMNEIESEIEGNVIEILVENGQPVEYGQPLFVIEK, via the coding sequence GTGAAACCGGTTAAGATTACAGATACTACCTTGCGAGATGCTCATCAAAGTCTTTGGGCGACTCGGATGACTACGGAAGATATGCTGCCCATCCTAACTGAACTGGATGAGGTGGGATATTTCTCGTTAGAGGTATGGGGTGGAGCTACTTTTGATGTATGTCTGCGTTTTTTAGGTGAAGATCCTTGGGAACGTCTGAGACAAATCAAAAGCCGTGTTAAGAAGACACCCTTGCAAATGTTACTAAGAGGCCAGTCTTTAGTCGGGTATCAGCATTACCCGGACGATGTTGTGCGGGAATTTGTGACGCTGAGTGTGAAAAACGGGATTGATATTATTCGGATTTTTGACGCTCTAAACGATGTCCGAAATATGGTTGTTCCTATAGAGGCAGCTAAAAAAGCAGGGGCTCATGTTCAGGCATCTGTTGTATATACAATCAGCCCGGTGCATACTACGAAACATTACTTGGAAACTGCCACGGCGCTGGCTGAACTGGGTGCGGATTCCATCTGTATCAAAGATATGGCTGGATTGCTCACTCCGATCAAGGCATATGAATTAATCTCTTTGTTAAAAAAAGAGTTAGGAATTATGATTCATTTGCACAGCCATTACATTGGTGGCATGGCTGTCGGCACCTATTTAAAGGCAGCTGAAGCAGGGGTTGATGTGGTTGACACCGCTAGCGTTCCCTTAGCCTTTGGCGCAAGCCAACCTCCTGTTGAAACCGTGGTTAGGACCTTTCAAGAAACGGAATTTGATTCGGGCTTAAATATACGTAAACTATTCCGTATCGCCAAGTATTTTGAAGCACTGCGTAAAAGCCGTGGTTTCGAGCGTGGTATCACTCGGATTTCAGATATGAGGGTCTTTGAACATCAGGTTCCGGGAGGGATGATTTCTAATCTGGTATCCCAATTGGAAGAGCAAGGGGCCTTGGAGCGCATCCATGATGTCTTAGAAGAGATTCCCAAGGTGCGTGCAGAATTAGGATTTCCGCCGTTAGTAACCCCTACTAGTCAAATTGTCGGAACTCAAGCCGTATTAAATGTCCTCAGCGGGGTAAGATATAAATTAGTGCCCGGTGAAGTTAAAGGGTATGTGCGGGGGTTATATGGCCGTCCTCCAGCTCCTATAAACTCTGAGATCCAGCGCAAAATTATCGGAGATGAGGAGCCATTGTTGGTTCGGCCGGCAGATATTTTGGAACCTGGCATGGTGAAAGCAAAACTCGACAGCATTGATTTTGCTCAGTCTGCTGAAGATGTTGTGAGTTATGCTCTTTTCCCTCAAGTAGCCAAGAAGTTTTTTGAAGAGCGGGAACGTGGTGTTCTATCCAGAATGGAACCGAAAGCAGTCAAGGAAACCCGAACCGCGTTCTTAACTAAGGAGGATTCGAAATTGAATTTACAAGAAATTAAAGAATTAATCCAGATCATAGATGTGACAGAAATTAGTGAGTTAAACCTTGAAAGTGATGGAGTCAAAATAGCGATCCGCAAAGGACCAAGTGCAGGTGCGCTTATTCCTGTAACTGCCGTTGCACGCCAAGAGGGAATTCCGCTGGCTGCAGCTAATGTTTCTGCTCAAGCCACTCCAAGTGTTGAGCCTTCCGGCAGCGCCCCGGAACCCGTCTTTGCCGCGAACACAGAAACGATTAAGTCTCCCATGGTAGGGACGTTTTATAGTGCACAGTCCCCTGATGCCGCTCCCTATGTAAAAGTTGGCCAGCATATTGAAGTGGGACAACCGGTTTGCATTGTTGAAGCCATGAAACTTATGAATGAAATCGAGTCGGAAATCGAAGGAAACGTGATTGAAATTCTTGTAGAGAACGGACAGCCTGTAGAATATGGGCAACCGTTATTCGTCATTGAAAAATAA
- the accC gene encoding acetyl-CoA carboxylase biotin carboxylase subunit yields MFKKVLIANRGEIALRIIRACRELDIETVAVFSEGDREALHVKAADEAVCIGPVSSAKSYLNIPNIISAAELTGADAIHPGYGFLSENARFSEICESCNITFIGPSRQVIETMGDKAMARKTMIEGGVPVVPGSKDIITDEKKAAIVAQEIGYPVLIKASAGGGGKGMRVAQNAKELSKSIQAAQNEAQASFGNAEVYLEKYVEEPRHIEIQILGDNYGNVVHLGERDCSLQRRHQKLLEESPSSAINPKLRAKMGAVAVQAAKSANYSNAGTIEFLLDRHGNFYFIEMNTRIQVEHPVTEMVTGLDLVKEQIRLAAGEPLGYTQQDIQLRGWAIECRINAEDPDKNFMPSPGLINIYHVPGGPGVRVDSAVYQGYTVSPYYDSMVGKLIVWGATRQEAIARMKRALEEFVIEGIHTTIPFHLKVLDNAFYQRGEVYTNFIQRRILGE; encoded by the coding sequence ATGTTTAAAAAAGTCCTGATCGCGAATCGTGGAGAAATTGCCTTGCGCATTATTCGAGCATGTCGTGAGCTTGATATTGAGACTGTCGCTGTTTTTTCTGAGGGTGATCGGGAAGCCTTGCACGTCAAGGCAGCAGACGAAGCGGTCTGTATCGGCCCTGTGTCAAGTGCCAAGAGTTACCTTAATATCCCTAACATCATTAGTGCAGCAGAATTAACCGGTGCTGATGCAATTCATCCCGGCTACGGTTTTCTATCTGAAAATGCCCGATTCTCTGAGATATGTGAATCGTGTAATATTACGTTTATCGGGCCATCCCGTCAGGTTATTGAAACGATGGGGGATAAGGCTATGGCTCGAAAAACGATGATTGAGGGCGGGGTTCCTGTAGTTCCAGGCTCAAAAGATATTATTACAGATGAAAAGAAGGCTGCAATTGTAGCACAGGAAATTGGCTATCCCGTATTAATTAAGGCCTCAGCAGGCGGCGGGGGCAAAGGAATGCGAGTTGCTCAGAATGCCAAGGAATTAAGCAAATCCATTCAGGCGGCTCAGAATGAGGCGCAGGCCTCATTTGGCAACGCTGAGGTTTACCTTGAGAAATACGTAGAGGAGCCAAGACACATAGAGATTCAAATATTAGGGGATAACTATGGTAATGTAGTCCATCTTGGGGAACGGGATTGTTCCTTACAAAGACGTCATCAGAAACTTCTGGAAGAGTCCCCTTCAAGTGCCATTAATCCGAAATTGAGAGCAAAGATGGGGGCTGTGGCGGTTCAAGCAGCCAAGTCAGCAAACTATTCGAACGCTGGAACGATTGAGTTTTTGCTGGACCGGCATGGGAACTTTTACTTTATTGAAATGAACACACGCATTCAGGTTGAGCACCCGGTGACAGAAATGGTAACAGGGCTTGACTTAGTGAAAGAGCAAATTCGATTAGCCGCAGGTGAACCGCTGGGCTATACTCAACAAGATATTCAACTTCGGGGCTGGGCCATAGAGTGCAGAATTAATGCCGAAGATCCGGATAAGAACTTTATGCCTTCGCCAGGGCTGATCAATATTTACCATGTTCCGGGCGGGCCGGGGGTTCGTGTCGATAGTGCGGTTTACCAAGGCTATACGGTTTCTCCTTATTATGACTCGATGGTTGGAAAATTGATTGTTTGGGGCGCTACCAGACAGGAGGCCATTGCCCGAATGAAACGAGCCCTCGAGGAATTTGTTATAGAAGGAATTCATACCACAATACCGTTCCATTTGAAAGTATTGGACAATGCTTTCTATCAACGGGGTGAAGTGTATACGAACTTTATTCAGCGCCGTATCCTGGGAGAGTAG